ACTTGGGGAAAACCCACTAAATCTTTAATGGTCAAAGTTTGATAAGATGCTAAGGGATGATCCTTTGCCACTAAAACTTGGATTACTTCTTCATACAAAGGCTTGACAAACATTTCTCCGGTGGCCGTCAAGTATTTATTGTTCATTACAATGGCAAGATCCACAAGTCCATCTCGTAAAACTTTTAAGGCGCGATCGCTCCCTAGGGCTGTCACCCTCAATTGTACTTGGGGAAAACTACGGCAAAATTGTTGCAAGATAGGGGGTAAAAAATAGGCACACACCGAATGAATGGCCGCTACGCATAATTCTGGTTGCTCACCCTGCAAAAGTTCTTTCATTTTTTCCTCAACCTTTTCCCACTCCTGACAGATGCGCCTAGCGTGGGGTAATAGTCGTTCTCCCCCTACGGTTAACTTAGCTTGGGCGTGGCGATGAAATAAAGAAGTGCCTAGATGAGCTTCTAAGGCTTGAACCTGACGGCTTACCGTGGATTGAGTAACACCACACTTCTTGGCAGCTTGTCCGAAACTTCCCGTATCATTAACCGCTAAAAACGCCTTAATTTGCTCAATTCTCATTAATTTATCAATCCTCTGCCTCTGGTGTTACATCCAATTAATACCCTACGACCTGATAACCTTTTCAATCTGTAACAATCCATACTATATTGAGGAGTTATTGACTACTCCCACCGTTAAGCTCCTTAAGTCGCTGTAACGGGGGATTCTTCCTTCGCAGAAAGATGCCTTACAAAAGCAGTGCCTTTGCTCGGTCTTACTCGTTCTCCAGAAGCTGATGCGATATGCCCTACCGCAAAAATTCGTAAACCTTCATCTCTGATATTTTTCGCCGCATTTATATCCCTGTCATGTATCGTTCCACATTTAGGACATTGCCAACTACGAATATCTAAAGTTAAGCTATCGACTTGATGTAAGCAGTGATTGCACGTCTTAGAACTAGGGTAGAACCTATCTACTTCTATGTAATATTTCCCCCCCCATTCTGCTTTATATTTAAGCATTGTGCAGAATTGCCCCCAACCGCAGTCACTAATTGACTTAGCTAACTTGTGGTTTTTGACTAAGTTCTTCACTGCTATATTCTCAACACATACGACTTGGTTTTCGTCCACTAATTTACGACTTAGCTTGTGTAAAAAATCTTCTCTACATCTCGTTATCTTTTCATGTACTTTAGCCACCGCTTTTCTTGCTTTATTACAGTTATTTGAGCCTTTCTGCTTCTTCGCTAAACGTTTCTGTTTTTTAGCTAATTTATGCTCATACTTACGGTAATGATTAGGATTACCAAATTTGCTACCATCACTGGTAATGGCAAAATCTTTTACTCCCAAATCAATACCCACTGCTTTACCTTCTGAGTTTTGCTCTGGTAAGTCTTGCTCATCATCATAGAGACAAGAAGCAAAATACTTGCCCGATGAAGTCATGGATACCGTAACCGATTTCAGCTTACCCTCTGGCAAACGAGATACCTTACAGTAAACTTTTTTTAATTTAGGTAAAGTCAAGTAATCACCGTCAAGTTTAATTCCTTGTGGGAATCGTACGGATTGCTTATTTCCTTTCTTTTTGAATTTAGGAAATTTAGCCCGTTTCTCAAAGAAGTTTAGAAAAGCACTACTTAAGTCTAAAGCTACCTGTTGTAAAGCCTGAGATGGAACTTCAGTTAACCATTCCTTCTCTTTCTTTAATTGTGGTAGTTTATTTATGATTTGATTACGGCTTAAACCTTTACCCGTTGTTTTGTAAGTCTCATTAGTTAAATTAAGTGCAAAGTTATAGAACCAACGACAGCAACCAAAAGTCTTAACGAGTAAGACTTTTTGCTCATCAGTAGGATAGATTCTATATTTGTAGGCTTTTAGCATTAAACTATTTAATTTAACTTACTTGACTATGTTAACATATATCTATGGGAATGGTAAGGAATTGCTATCGCAATGTTTTATTTGTGGGTTCGCTTACATCTCCCGTTTATTTCTGTGGGTATTTTTTTTGTTGAGAAATTAAACGGGAGTCTTTCGCTCACATTTCAAGATAAAACCTAATTACTATTTCGGTCTTAGCTATGTATTGAAATCTTAGTGATTTTACTATAGCATTACCTAGGAGTATTTTTTACCAGTTATTTTGATGGTTTATCGTTGTTTACGACCAATTTATTTTTGATCATAAAAAACTTCATTATCCATAAAATTTAATATCTAATTTTTAGAATTTATATCATGGCACAGCGTTATGTAAGGGTTAAAACCAAAAAAGGACAAACATATTACGGCAAACTACAACTTGACCGTAGTGTTCAGGTTTTGGATGCTCCACCATGGCTAGATGGCACTGAAACAGACTTAGTTTTAGAGGTGGATGACTATCTCTTATTAGCCCCTTGCGCCCCTTCCAAAATCATCGCTGTGGGCAAAAATTACGCCTCCCATGCGGCGGAAATGGGTTCTGAAGTACCCAAAGAGCCTCTTATCTTTCTCAAGCCTCCTTCTTCTATTATTGCCCATGAACAAGTTATCTATTATCCTAAACAGTCTCAGAGGGTAGATTTCGAGGGGGAATTGGCGGTTATCATAGGCGATCGCACCAAAAATTGCACCATAGAAGAAGCAAAAAGCAAAATATGGGGTTACACCATTGCTAATGACGTTACGGCTCGAGATTTACAGAAAAAAGACGGACAATGGACAAGGGCGAAAGGATTTGACACTTTTTGCCCCCTGGGCCCATGGATTGTTCGGGAATTGACCTCAGGGGCAAGGTTAGAAACCATTATTAATGACGAAGACACTCCCAAACAGTCTGCCCTTCTCGAAGATATGGTCTTTTCTGCCCCCGAAATAGTTGCCCATATCTCTCAGATTATGACTCTCTTACCAGGGGATGTTATTTTAACAGGCACTCCCGAAGGTATTGCCCCCATGCAAATCGGCGACACCGTCAGTGTGGAAATTGAAAGTATTGGGGTTTTAACCAACACCATTGAAGCGATGCCAGATTAATCATGAACCTCAGCTCGGGATTTATCAGTATGGTAGGGACGTACCATTCTACGTCCGTACAGGTTTTAGGTGATGGGGCGACAAGGGGTTTAAGCCCCCTGTGATGATTTTGAAATTTTAATTTAAACCAATTTTTGTTAATAATTTATCTAGGTTGAAATGTTCTTCTATTAATTGTTGTACGCACTCAACTTTGATGGTTTCTTGGAGACGTACTGTGCCGAAGGCTTGATCGACAATTTCTACGGTGGTGAGGGTATCAAAATCCACGGTTAAAATCGGTATTTCTAAGTCTTCAGCCCTTGCTAAAATTAGTTGTTGAGGGGGGATGTGTCCCGTTAAAATTAGGCAGTTTGTAGAGCTTTCTAGGGCGGCTAATTGTAAATCGGTGCGATCGCCCCCTGTCACCACCGCCATATTTTGTCGTTGACGGAAATATTCTAAAGCAGAGTTAACATTCATCGCCCCTACCGTTAAACTTTCTACCATTAAATCTAGACGATCAGGACGACACAACACATTAGCTTTTAATTGTGCCACTAATTCCCTGACACTAACACTCTGTAATAATCTATCGGTGGGTAACATCCCTAAAACATCAACCCCACGACTTTCCAAGAAAGGTTTAATAATATTGGTCATGGTATCTAGTTGATCATGGGGAATACTATTGATTGTAACACCTAAGAGGCGATCGCCAAACATTTGTTGCGCACAAAGAATTTGATCAACAATTTGTAGGGCATCATACTTCACCACCAACAACACAGAAGCATCTATCTTTTCGGCAACTTCAGGGCTAGAAAGATTAAATAAATAACCCTGAGACAAATTCCCCGCCCCCTCTACCAAAAGTAAATCTCCCTCAATGGAGTTACAATAATCAAGAACATCAATATCACTATCCCCCTGACTACCTAAAGCATCGGTAATGGTTTTTTGGTTTAATAACACCAAGGGAGACTTAATTTGAGCAGAAGATAAATCCAAAGTCTGGGTAATAAAACTTATATCTTGTTCATCTTGAGTCGTATCCAAATCATTAAAACAAGTGCCAATGGGCTTAGCGTAACCTAACCTGATTCCCCTTTGTCGTAGTTGATGGGCTATACCCAAAATAGTTGCGGTTTTTCCGGTATAGGGTTGACTAGAAACAACTAATAAATATTTTCTTTTCTGAGACATGATAAATTTTCCTCTAAATATTATTTTTAGAATTGACAAATATTTAATAAAAATAATTAACAATCCATACAAATCAAGATGTTAAACAATGAGTTTGTTATGCTGAAATCTCTATCTTAGACAGGATAAAAACAAAAATCCGTTCATCTTAACTATTTATTAATAAATCGCCATAAACTAGAATATAAAATCAGTTTATAGTGACCTTACAACAAACAACGCTAGAAAATAAATAACTTTACCTCCCAATTTATAGCCACTAAATTAATCTCCGTGGGCGTAACCAATCTTTTTTTTAGCCTATGGTTATCAATATGTTGCCCTACGGTGAGATTTATCTACCTAATATCATACTTTCCTTATAAAACACCCTTAGAACTAGGAATTTCATTCAAACGACGAACATCATATTCTAAAGCCATGCGCATCGCCCTGGCAAAAGCCTTAAAAGTTGCCTCAATAATGTGATGAGAGTTAATACCATCCAACTGGCGAATATGTAGAGTAATCTGACAATGATTAACAATGGCTACAAAAAATTCCCTAACCAATTGAGTATCATAATTACCAACCCTTTGGGTAGGTATATCTAAACCATAACTCAAATGGGGTCGTCCTGAAAAGTCAAGGCTAACTTGTACCAACGCTTCATCTAAAGGGGCGATAAAATGCCCAAAACGATTAATTCCTTTCCTGTTACCCACCGCCTTAGCTATGGCCATTCCAAGGGTAATACCGACATCTTCATTGGTATGATGGTCATCAATTTCTATGTCTCCTGTGGCCTGAATATCTAAATCAAGTAAGCCATGGGAAGATAATTGGTGTAACATATGGTCAAGGAAGGGTACTCCCGTATTAACATTGCATTTTCCCGTCCCATCTAAATTAACTTCTACCTTAACATCGGTTTCCTTTGTATCACGACTGATGGCGGCAATACGGTGGGGAATAGAAGCTATGTCTGCTGAGGGGGCAGGAATTAAGGTGTTATTGAGTGTCATTATTTAACTATAAAATATTCAATAAATAAAAAAGGGTTCTATAAATGTTGCCATAATTAATGAAGACTTATTTTTGTGACGCACCATTTTTGTTGCTTGGTTTGAGTCATTGAAGATATGGTCAATGTAATTATGGTTTATTATTTATTTCATGGATACCCTTTCATATATGATAATCCTTTTTGAGATCTGATAATTGGGGCTAAATGAAAAAGTAGCTTAACGGTTGGTGATTATGGGGCGGGGTAGTTTAAGGCAAAATTAACCATCTCCGCTGATTTTAAAGTATATCCTAAATAAAATTCTATATACTTTGTCAAGTTCCTTTCAATGTTCATCCATGCTCTATCAATGTCTTTTTGAGAGTATATTTGTTTTATTTCTTTTTCTATATTCTCTAAGTTTCGATGGGCTAAACATTGTAAAAGACATAATTCTAGGCCACTGAATTTAGCGTTAATCGGTTCTTTTTTATCATTATTTAGAGCAGATAATTCTATGAAACCTCCATGGTAAAAACTAAATCCTATACGCCAATGAGATTGAGATAAGTTAGGAATTAGGGGGGTTTGATTACGGAGACAATAATTAACCTCAGGGGCTATACCTGTAAGGGTTAAAACATTAAAAACTCCTTGGGCCAGATGGGGGGTTAAGTTACTTTTAATATCTAATTGTTCTAAGGTTTTTAAATATCGATTAAAAGTATTATATAATTCTTGTTGGGGTTGTTCGATGAGGGCTAAATTAAGGATGATTTCTGCTAAGTATTGACTGATAGTTAACTTGCCTAAGTTTTGACTTAATTTGGGATATGATTCTTTTGTTTCTGCTTGAATTAGTCGATCTAAACTTGTTCCTTTTACTACTAAAAATTCATTAATTACTAGGGGTTGAATTCTGCCCCTTAGTCTTGATTTATATTTCCTTGCCCCTGGGGCGATCGCCCTTACTAACCCCCTCTCAGGAGAAAAAATAGTCACCAATAAATCATTTTCCCCAAAGGGCTTTTGTTTAAGTATAATCGCCGTAGTCTGATAGGTTTGGCTCATTTTCCATTAGCAAAAATAACAACAATAAAACAGACAATAGGGACGTAACCCACTACGCCCCCACAATTATCATCAATAACCTTTGTTGCTCAACCACAAAAATTAAGCAATCAAACTTTCTGCATAAACATCATCTTGAGAATCTCTAATTTCCCCAGAATTATTAATCACCTCAAAATGAGGTTGTAAGTGAATTTGTTCTACATTAGGGGTAAAACCTAACCATCCCTTAGAGGCTTGGGCAAACTCCTCGGGATTACCACTAACACAAAAACGAGTAGCCAAAGCATTTTCCCGATTACGTAATCCATTAATTTCCAACTCCTTAGCAATGGCCCTAACCACCGCATAGGCAGGATCGACTAACTTCACGTAGGATGGTAAAATCTCCTTAAAAACCCCTTCTAAATGGGGATAGTGAGTACAGCCATAAACCAAAGTATCAATTCTATTCCTTAATAAAGGCTCAAGATATTTTTGGGCAACTTCCTTGGTATAAGGTTCATAAATCTTATTTTGTTCAATTAAAGGGACAAACTCAGGACAACCAATTTGCCAAACCTTCGTATCAGGTTCAAGTTCATTGATGGCATTACGATAAGCATTACTAGAAGCCGTTGCCACCGTAGAAATCACCCCAATTCTCTTACCCTGTTTGATGGCGGCTTTTGCGCCGGGGTGAATTAAACCAAGGATAGGGAAATTAAATTCCGTCCTCACTTCCTCAAGGGCAAGGGCAGAGCTAGTATTACAAGCCATAATCACCATTTTGACTCCCTCTTGTTGCATCCAATAAAGAATCTCTCTGACGAATTGTAAAATTTCTTGGGCAGACTTCGTACCATAGGGTAAACGTTTCGTGTCTCCAAAATACAAAATAGATTCTTGGGGTAACTGACGATATATCTGCCGTAATACCGTTAACCCACCCACCCCGCTATCGAATACACCTATCCTGTTATTAAACGCATTTGTCATAAATTTAGTTATTATTTCCATTGAAATTAATATAATATAAGCAAATTTACTCAAGATTGTAAATATTTTGTGAGGAATTAAATATATAGAACAAATAAACGGTTTAGTAATGATAAAAAAACGGTTAAAATTATTACCGAATATTTAAAAAAGCATCTTATGACAACAGTATTTAATGCTTTTATCAGTCCTTTAATTATTTGTTTCTAATCAAATGTAATCTTTTCTCAATGAAGATTTCCACTGATTTTAGTTTATGTAATAAAATGATAC
This sequence is a window from Cyanobacterium stanieri LEGE 03274. Protein-coding genes within it:
- a CDS encoding LysR family transcriptional regulator, with product MRIEQIKAFLAVNDTGSFGQAAKKCGVTQSTVSRQVQALEAHLGTSLFHRHAQAKLTVGGERLLPHARRICQEWEKVEEKMKELLQGEQPELCVAAIHSVCAYFLPPILQQFCRSFPQVQLRVTALGSDRALKVLRDGLVDLAIVMNNKYLTATGEMFVKPLYEEVIQVLVAKDHPLASYQTLTIKDLVGFPQVIFKDGYGMQRIVQDLFASHGFDLTVAMELNTLDAFRGVIRQGNLIALLPQSALQEATLDPTLRVVSIALNSGLPLTRDVVLVTTRDRLEIPTVKNFFNLVYHQTQSPT
- the tnpB gene encoding IS200/IS605 family element RNA-guided endonuclease TnpB yields the protein MLKAYKYRIYPTDEQKVLLVKTFGCCRWFYNFALNLTNETYKTTGKGLSRNQIINKLPQLKKEKEWLTEVPSQALQQVALDLSSAFLNFFEKRAKFPKFKKKGNKQSVRFPQGIKLDGDYLTLPKLKKVYCKVSRLPEGKLKSVTVSMTSSGKYFASCLYDDEQDLPEQNSEGKAVGIDLGVKDFAITSDGSKFGNPNHYRKYEHKLAKKQKRLAKKQKGSNNCNKARKAVAKVHEKITRCREDFLHKLSRKLVDENQVVCVENIAVKNLVKNHKLAKSISDCGWGQFCTMLKYKAEWGGKYYIEVDRFYPSSKTCNHCLHQVDSLTLDIRSWQCPKCGTIHDRDINAAKNIRDEGLRIFAVGHIASASGERVRPSKGTAFVRHLSAKEESPVTAT
- a CDS encoding fumarylacetoacetate hydrolase family protein codes for the protein MAQRYVRVKTKKGQTYYGKLQLDRSVQVLDAPPWLDGTETDLVLEVDDYLLLAPCAPSKIIAVGKNYASHAAEMGSEVPKEPLIFLKPPSSIIAHEQVIYYPKQSQRVDFEGELAVIIGDRTKNCTIEEAKSKIWGYTIANDVTARDLQKKDGQWTRAKGFDTFCPLGPWIVRELTSGARLETIINDEDTPKQSALLEDMVFSAPEIVAHISQIMTLLPGDVILTGTPEGIAPMQIGDTVSVEIESIGVLTNTIEAMPD
- a CDS encoding phosphotransacetylase family protein, giving the protein MSQKRKYLLVVSSQPYTGKTATILGIAHQLRQRGIRLGYAKPIGTCFNDLDTTQDEQDISFITQTLDLSSAQIKSPLVLLNQKTITDALGSQGDSDIDVLDYCNSIEGDLLLVEGAGNLSQGYLFNLSSPEVAEKIDASVLLVVKYDALQIVDQILCAQQMFGDRLLGVTINSIPHDQLDTMTNIIKPFLESRGVDVLGMLPTDRLLQSVSVRELVAQLKANVLCRPDRLDLMVESLTVGAMNVNSALEYFRQRQNMAVVTGGDRTDLQLAALESSTNCLILTGHIPPQQLILARAEDLEIPILTVDFDTLTTVEIVDQAFGTVRLQETIKVECVQQLIEEHFNLDKLLTKIGLN
- the hisB gene encoding imidazoleglycerol-phosphate dehydratase HisB, giving the protein MTLNNTLIPAPSADIASIPHRIAAISRDTKETDVKVEVNLDGTGKCNVNTGVPFLDHMLHQLSSHGLLDLDIQATGDIEIDDHHTNEDVGITLGMAIAKAVGNRKGINRFGHFIAPLDEALVQVSLDFSGRPHLSYGLDIPTQRVGNYDTQLVREFFVAIVNHCQITLHIRQLDGINSHHIIEATFKAFARAMRMALEYDVRRLNEIPSSKGVL
- the recO gene encoding DNA repair protein RecO codes for the protein MSQTYQTTAIILKQKPFGENDLLVTIFSPERGLVRAIAPGARKYKSRLRGRIQPLVINEFLVVKGTSLDRLIQAETKESYPKLSQNLGKLTISQYLAEIILNLALIEQPQQELYNTFNRYLKTLEQLDIKSNLTPHLAQGVFNVLTLTGIAPEVNYCLRNQTPLIPNLSQSHWRIGFSFYHGGFIELSALNNDKKEPINAKFSGLELCLLQCLAHRNLENIEKEIKQIYSQKDIDRAWMNIERNLTKYIEFYLGYTLKSAEMVNFALNYPAP
- the murI gene encoding glutamate racemase; its protein translation is MTNAFNNRIGVFDSGVGGLTVLRQIYRQLPQESILYFGDTKRLPYGTKSAQEILQFVREILYWMQQEGVKMVIMACNTSSALALEEVRTEFNFPILGLIHPGAKAAIKQGKRIGVISTVATASSNAYRNAINELEPDTKVWQIGCPEFVPLIEQNKIYEPYTKEVAQKYLEPLLRNRIDTLVYGCTHYPHLEGVFKEILPSYVKLVDPAYAVVRAIAKELEINGLRNRENALATRFCVSGNPEEFAQASKGWLGFTPNVEQIHLQPHFEVINNSGEIRDSQDDVYAESLIA